In the genome of Synergistaceae bacterium, one region contains:
- a CDS encoding N-acetyltransferase: MSISKSVFIPETAVIGHNVVIEDGVEIGPGVEIGHNAVVRSGVLIGEGSKILDGVVLGKLPAKASLSATTGEARELPPLVIGRGVTIGANCVVYRGAVLGDGVFVGDLASIREDVTVGELTIIGRGATIENKTAIGRRCKIETEVYITAMSAIEDYCFIAPCVAFTNDNYLGRTEERKKHFGGPTLRRGARIGANATLLPGVTIGEDALVAAGSLVTKDVPPRMIVLGVPARVLRPVPEEQLIENQVFFKG, encoded by the coding sequence ATGAGCATATCAAAGTCTGTATTCATCCCGGAGACCGCTGTCATCGGTCATAACGTTGTGATCGAGGACGGAGTCGAGATCGGCCCCGGCGTCGAGATCGGGCACAATGCGGTCGTCAGGAGCGGCGTCCTCATCGGCGAGGGCTCGAAGATCCTCGACGGCGTGGTGCTCGGCAAGCTGCCGGCGAAGGCGTCCCTGTCGGCCACCACGGGCGAGGCGCGCGAACTGCCTCCGCTCGTCATCGGGCGAGGCGTCACCATAGGCGCGAACTGCGTCGTCTATCGGGGGGCCGTCCTCGGCGACGGAGTGTTCGTCGGCGACCTCGCGTCCATACGAGAGGACGTGACCGTCGGCGAGCTCACGATAATCGGCCGCGGCGCGACCATCGAGAACAAAACCGCCATCGGGCGAAGGTGCAAGATCGAGACGGAGGTCTACATAACCGCCATGTCTGCGATTGAGGACTACTGCTTCATCGCCCCGTGCGTCGCCTTCACCAACGACAACTACCTCGGGCGCACGGAGGAGCGCAAAAAGCACTTTGGCGGCCCTACCCTGAGGCGAGGCGCGCGCATAGGCGCCAATGCCACACTGCTCCCCGGCGTGACGATCGGCGAGGACGCCCTCGTCGCAGCGGGGAGCCTGGTGACGAAGGACGTGCCTCCGCGGATGATCGTGCTCGGAGTGCCCGCGCGAGTCCTGCGGCCCGTGCCGGAAGAGCAGCTGATAGAGAATCAAGTATTCTTCAAAGGATAG